One Candidatus Methylomirabilota bacterium genomic window, TCAAGGTCGGTGCCGCGACCGAGACGGCCATGAAGGAGAAGAAGGCGCGCGTGGAGGATGCGCTCAACGCGACCCGCGCGGCCGTCGAGGAAGGCATCGTGCCCGGCGGCGGCGTGGCCCTGCTCCGGGCGTCCAAGGCCATCGACAGGCTCAAGCTGGAAGGCGACGAGAAGGTCGGGGCCACGATCGTCAGGCGCGCTTGCGAGGAGCCCATCCGCCAGATCGTCGAGAACGCCGGGGTCGAGGGCAGCGTGATCGTGGAGAAGGTCAAGGCGGAGACCGTGCCCACGCGGGGCTACGACGCCGAGGCCATGGATTACGTCGACATGCTGCAGGCGGGCGTCATCGATCCCACCAAGGTGGAGCGGGTGGCGTTGCAGAATGCGGCGTCGATCGCCTCGCTGCTGCTCACGACGGAGGCGCTCATCACGGATATCCCGGAGGAGAAGCCCGCGGGCGGCGCGCCGGCGATGCCGCACGGAGATATGTACTAGTGCCGTTCCAACTATTCGCGCCTAGGAAGGCACCGTGTACGTCGTTCGTGGACAGATTTAGTATCAACAAGTGGGAACGGCACTAGGCGCGAGGGGTGAGTCCGACGCTGGTGTGAGTTCAGCGAGGTTGAGCCCGCGCGATGCGCGGGCGGCGGCCCGGGTCGGGAAATCGGCCCGGGCCGTATCTGTTTTGCAGCGTTGACCTTGCTCCATCCGGAGATGTTTGATAGCCTTAGGCGCTTAAATAAGGGGGTGAGTGCACTGCGGCCTTACGAAATTCTCGTGATCATCGACCCGCGGCCGACCGACGAGGAGGTTGCCACGCTGCTGACGCAGCTCGGCGAGCAGGTCAAGGCGCTGGGGGCCGAGGTCACGAACGTGGAGAACTGGGGGAAGCGCCGGCTCGCGTACGACATCCGCAAGCAGCGCGAGGGAACGTACGCGGTCTTCGCGGTCGCGGCCGAGCCTTCCATGGTGAAGGAGTTCGAGCGGCAGCTCCGCCTCAACGAGAACGTGCTGCGCTTCCTGAGCACGCGGGTGCCCCTCCGTAAAAAGGCTCGGCCGGCAAAGACTCCAGAAGTGCTTGAGGAGGTCGGCTGATGGCGAGCCTCAACAAGGTTCTTCTGATCGGGAACCTGACCCGTCCTCCGGAGCTGCGCTACACGCCCAGCGGTACGGCCGTCGCGGATCTGAGGATGGCCGTGAACCGCAACTACACGACGCAGAGCGGCGAAAAGCGGGAAGACACCTGCTTCCTGACCGTGGTGGTCTGGGGCAAGCAGGCCGAGAGCTGCGGCGAGTACCTCGACAAGGGCAGCCAGATCTTCGTCGAGGGCCGCCTGCAGACCCGCGACTGGGAGGGCAAGGACGGGCAGAAGCGCACCGTCACCGAGGTCGTCGCCGAGCGCGTGCAGTTCATGAGCCGGACCAAAGGCGCTCCCACCGCCGTCCCGGCGGCACCGCCCTTTGCCGAGGACGCGCCGGCCGGGGAAGACGACGTCCCCTTCTAACATCGGAGGGGGCCTCGACGGCCCCCTCCGAGACCTCCCCCCGCCGGAGGATGGCACCGGCAAAGCCGGCGCTCGAACAGGTAACAGGAGGAGGGCGAGGCATTAAACCCGCTTCTTGATCGCGCGCGGCCGCATCAATCTTGAAATTCTCGCGAGCGACGAAGCGCAGAATTTCGATTGCGCGAACGACAGTCCATTAATGCTGATCACGTATGCGTCGTCAGAGCGACCGACAGGCGATCCGCCATTTGGTTTCATGGTGAGGAGATTGCGCAGTAGGCTCTCGGACTGGAAGCGATTCGTTGATTTTGCCGTTCGCACTGTTCGCAAAGATCTGGGACAAATCAGAGATCTGGGACAAATCATGGACGTCTGGGAGAGGGAGAAGTCTTCTGGCCGTTGACTGCATGCCGGCGCACATGCCGGCGCACAAGTTGAGCACACAATACCTCCTGGCTTATACTCGCAGGGCCGTAGAGATCGTCACCGGCTGACGCCACAGAAAGCCATGCGGTGGCACGTATTAGAAGGAGGAAGCCGCTATTCCGACGCCGCCCAAGCCCGTCAAACGCCGCCGGTTCGGCCGGCGGAAGGTCTGCAAGTTCTGCGTCGACAAGGTCGACAGCGTCGACTACAAGGATGTGCGCCGCCTGCGCGGCTTCGTCACCGAGCGCGGCAAGATCATCCCGCGTCGTATCTCCGGAAGCTGCGCCCGCCACCAGCGGCAGCTGACGCACGCAGTGAGGCGGGCGCGCACGGTCGCGCTGCTGCCCTACGTGGCGACGGAGTAGCGCCATGAAGGTCATTCTGCTCGACGACATCGCCAAGGTGGGTCGCCGGGGCGAGGTCCGTGACGTC contains:
- the rpsF gene encoding 30S ribosomal protein S6 — encoded protein: MFDSLRRLNKGVSALRPYEILVIIDPRPTDEEVATLLTQLGEQVKALGAEVTNVENWGKRRLAYDIRKQREGTYAVFAVAAEPSMVKEFERQLRLNENVLRFLSTRVPLRKKARPAKTPEVLEEVG
- a CDS encoding single-stranded DNA-binding protein, whose protein sequence is MASLNKVLLIGNLTRPPELRYTPSGTAVADLRMAVNRNYTTQSGEKREDTCFLTVVVWGKQAESCGEYLDKGSQIFVEGRLQTRDWEGKDGQKRTVTEVVAERVQFMSRTKGAPTAVPAAPPFAEDAPAGEDDVPF
- the rpsR gene encoding 30S ribosomal protein S18 codes for the protein MPTPPKPVKRRRFGRRKVCKFCVDKVDSVDYKDVRRLRGFVTERGKIIPRRISGSCARHQRQLTHAVRRARTVALLPYVATE